The stretch of DNA GACCGCCGTGGCCTATGGCGAGCGCGGCAGCAACCCGGCCAACCAGCATTCGTTCATCGTCACCGAGGAGCTGGCGCCGACCATCAGCCTCGAAGACTTCAGCATCGACTGGGTCAAGCAGCCGCCGCAGCCCAGGCTCAAGCGCGCGCTGATCGCCGAAGTGGCACGCATGACCGGCATGATGCACCGCGCCGGGGTCAACCATCGCGACTGCTACATCTGCCACTTCCTGTTGCACACCGATAAGCCGGTGACACCCGATGACTTCAAGCTCTCGGTGATCGACCTGCACCGCGCCCAGACCCGTCCGGCCATCACCCGGCGCTGGCGCGACAAGGACCTGGCGGCGCTGTATTTCTCGGCACTGGATATCGGCCTGACCCGGCGCGACAAGCTGCGCTTCCTCAAGGGTTATTTCCAGCAGCCGTTGCGCCAGATCCTGAGCGATGAAGCGCCTCTGCTGGCCTGGCTGGAGGGCAAGGCCAACAAGCTCTACGCACGCAAGCAGCGGTACGGAGATGCGCTCTGATGGCGGGTTGGAACCTTGAACCTGGATATCGGGAGCTGGCGCAGGACTTCGGCAGTCTGGATGCGGTCTTTGCCCTCGAGGGCGAACACCTGACCCGCGACCCGTTGTCGGAGGTCATCCGGGTCGAGCGCAACGGCATCAACTATTACGTCAAGCGCTACACCGGCGCCGGCAAGAACCTGCGGCGCTATCTGGGCAAGCCGCGGGTCAAGTCCGAGTGGCAGAACCTCAAGCGTTTCGCCAAGTGGGGCATTCCCACGGCGGAGGTGGTGGCCTGGGGCCTGGAGCGCCGTGGCCTGGCTTACGACCGGGGGGCGATGATCACCCGCGAGCTGCCACGCACCGAAGACCTGTCGGTCCTGGCCGAGCGCAACGACCCGCTGCTGGCCGATCGGGCCTGGGTGGACCGGGTCAGCCAGCAGCTGGCGCGCTACACGCGGATCATGCATGAGCATCGCTTCACCCATAACGACTTGAAGTGGCGCAACCTGCTGATCGACGATGAGGTCCGGCTGTACCTGATCGATTGCCCCAATGGCGATTTCTGGCGCGGTTTCTGGCTCAAGTACCGGATCACCAAGGACCTGGCGTGCCTGGACAAGGTGGCCAAGTATCATTTGTCCGCCACCCAGCGCCTGCGCTTCTATTTGCAGTACCGCCAGCGCACCCGGCTGAATGCCGCGGACAAGTGCCGCATCCGGCATGTGCTGAGATTTTTCGAGGGACGCGAATGACCGATTTCCTGGCGGCTCAGGACCGTGCGTTGCTGGAGCGCCACGGCCTCGACAGCTTCGACGCGTTGTGGGCCAAGCAACTTGAAGCGGTGGACGAGCCCAACACCGATGGTGGGGGCTGGAGCAGCGTGTATCGCCTTGACCTGGAAGGCCACGGCTACTACCTCAAGCGCCAGAGCAACTACCTGACGCGGACCCTGCACCGGCCGTTCGGCGAGCCGAGTTTCGCCCGCGAGTTTCGCAATATCAGCCGCTACCAGCAGCTGGGTATTCCGGCGCTGCAGGCGGCCTTCTTTGGCGAGCGCAAGGTGGCAGGCGAAACCCGGGCGATTCTGCTGACCCGGGCGCTGGATGGCTGGAACGACCTGGATTCGCTACTGCAACAATGGGCGCAGCTGAGCCCGGACCAGCACGCGGCGATCCTGCGGGCCTGCGGCCTGCTGGCGCGCCAGTTGCACGCGGTGCGCCAGGTGCACGGCTGCTTTTATCCCAAGCATATTTTCCTGCGGGCCACCGGCGACGGTTACCAGGCGCAATTGATCGACCTGGAAAAGACTCGTCCGCTGTTGTTCGGCCAGCGTGACCGGGTCAAGGACCTGGAGCCGCTGTTGCGTCGCGCCCCGGTCTGGAGTGAGAGCGATGTGCGCGCCTTGCTTGCGACCTATCTGGATCAGCCGCGGGACAGCTCGCTGGTCGATGCCTGGCTGAATCGCCTGAGTGCACGCCGCAGCCACAAGGAGACTCGTTGATGCGTCTGTCCGAACTTGAACGGGCCGGCCGCGGGCCAAGCCTGCCGTTGAGCCTGGAGCTGGCCGACGCTGCCGGGCCGGCCACGCTGCAGTTGCTCAGCCTGCTGCGGGTGCTTCCGGGGCAGCGCTACGTCGGCGCCGGTGTATGGCGCGGGCGTCCGGTGCTGGCCAAGTTACTGGTGGGCGCCAAGGCGGCGCGGCATTTCCAGCGTGAGCTGCAAGGCGTGCGCTTGCTTGAAGAGCAGGGCATGACCACGCCGTTGCTGCTGGCAGACGGCCTGAAGGAAGGCGAGGGCGGCTGGCTGCTGTTCGAGTTCCTGGAAGGTTCCGAGAGCCTGGGCGATGCCTGGAAACAAGTGGAGTCGTTGCCGGTGTTGGCCGATGAGCAGCAGGCGGTACTCGCCGAGGCCCTGACCGCTATCGCCGAATTGCACGGCAAGGGCCTGTGGCAGGAAGACCTGCATCTGGACAATCTGCTGCGTCATCAGGGCAAGCTGTACCTGATCGACGGCGCCGGGATCTGCGTGGAGCAGGCGGGCAAACCGCTGTCCCGGCAGAAAGTCCTGGAAAACCTCGGGGTGTTTTTCGCCCAGTTGCCCAAGAGCCTGGAGCCCTTCACCGAAGAGCTGCTGGTGCATTACCTGCTGAACAATGCCGAGCATGCCTTGCCGCTGGAAGCCTTGCAGAAGCAGGTGGACAAGGTGCGCAGCTGGCGCTTGAAGGACTTCCTCAACAAGGTCGGTCGCGAGTGCACCCTGTTCAGCGTGCTGCGCGGGCCCTTCGCCTTGCGGGCGATTCGACGCGAGGAAGAGGCGGTAATGCTGCCGGTGCTGGAGCAGGCCGACGCGCTGCTGGACCAGGGGCACCTGTACAAGACCGGTGGCGCCGCCAGCGTCGGCCGGGTCGAAGTGGCGGGCCGCACCCTGGTGGTCAAGCGCTACAACATCAAGGGTTTTGCCCATTGGCTCAAGCGCTTCTGGCGTCCCAGCCGGGCCTGGCATTCGTGGCAGGAGGGCAATCGCCTGGCATTCCTCGGCATTGCCACACCCAAGCCGCTGGCGTTGCTGGAGAAGCGTTTTCTCTGGCTGCGCAGCCGGGCCTATCTGGTGACCGAATACCTAGCGGGGCCGGACATCATCGAACGCTTCGCGCCCTATATCGACAGCGGCGCGGCTCCGGAAGCGGAGTTGCAGGCGCTGGACCGGCTGTTTGCCGAGTTGATCCGCGAACGCATCAGTCATGGCGACTTCAAGGGGCACAACCTGTTCTGGCAAGAGGACCGCTGGGCGCTGATCGACCTGGACTCGATGTGCCAGCATCACAGCTTCGGCAGCTTCGCCCCGGCCTACGCCCGCGACCGTGCGCGCTTCATGCGTAACTGGCCAGAAAGCAGCGCGCTGTATCAGGTCATCGACCAGCGCCTGCCTAAAACCGCCGAACCTTTCGCCGGCTGACACCTGTAGCCGCTGCCGCAGGCTGCGATCGAGCGCGAAGCGGTCGCGCTCTTGAGATCGCAGAAAGGCTCTTCGAGCCTTGTCGCAGCCTGCGGCAGCGGCTACAGATCCCTCGCAGGCCATATTGGGCGCCAGTGCCCGGTGCTGAAACGTCAAGGATCATCCCGCGGCAGGTTTACGCTATAATCCCGCCCTTTAGCTGTTTCTCGCCCGTGGCGGGGAGCACATTAATTCCAGGCGCACGTCGCCTGCATGCAGACTTAAGAGGCTAGACCCCTGTGGCATTGACGATTCTTGGCCTGTCCGGCGCCCTTAGCCATGATCCTTCCGCAGCGCTGTACATCGACGGCAAGCTGGTGGCGGCGGCTGAAGAAGAGCGCTTCGTACGCGATAAACATGCAAAGAACCGCATGCCCTACGAATCGGCGAAGTTCTGTCTGGAACAGGCCGGCATCAAGCCTTCCGACGTTGACGTGGTGGCGATTCCGTTCGCCCCGATCAGCCTGTTCGGCAAGGCCCGCTGGCACTACGCCAAGCGTTACTGGTACGCCCCGGACCGCGCCCTCGACGCGATTCTGATGGGCAACCGCCGCTACAAGCGTTATCGCAACAAGATCGTCTGGTGCCTCGAGCAACTGGGCTTCGATCCGAAGAAGATCAAGATCGAGCCGGTCGAGCACCACCTGGCCCATGCTTCCAGCGCCTACCACTGCTCCGGCTTCAAGGAGAAAACCGCGATCCTCGGGATCGACGGCAAGGGCGAGTACGCCACGACTTTCTTCGGCTACGGCGAAAACGGCAAGATCCACAAGATCAAGGAATTTTTCGATCCGGACTCCCTCGGCGGCCTGTATGGCGCGATCACCGAGTTCCTCGGCTTCGAAATGCTCGATGGCGAGTTCAAGGTCATGGGCATGGCGCCGTACGGCGATGCCAGCAAGTACGACTTCTCCCGCCTGGCCAGCTTTGAAAACGGCGAACTGGTGATCAACACCGATTACGCCAACGTCATCGGCCTGCGCCGTTATAAAGAGAAGGGCAAGGGTTTCTACTTCTCGCCGAAACTGATCGAGTGGCTGGGTCCGAAGCGCGAAGGCGACATCGCCGACGAGCCGTACATCCACTACGCGGCCAGCATGCAGGCGCTGTTCGAGAAGCTGGCGCTGCAGATGATCGACCACTACCTGGGCGACATCCTCAAGGAAACCGGCAAGCTGGCCTTTGCCGGCGGCTGTGCACTGAACGTCAAGCTGAACCAGAAGATCATCGCCCGTCCGGAAGTCAAAGAGTTGTTCGTGCAGCCGGCGTCCGGCGATGCCGGTACCGCGGTCGGGGCCGCGGCCTATGTTTCCCATGCTCGCGGCGTGCCGGTGGAGAAGATGGAACACGTCTATCTCGGCCCGTCCTACAGCAATGAAGACGTGATCGCCGCCTGTGCCCGCCACCCGAACAAGCCGGCCTGGCGCCAGATCGACAACACCCCTGAGCGTATCGCCAAGATCATGGTCGACGGCAACCCGGTGGCCTGGTTCCAGGGCCGCATGGAGTTCGGTCCGCGCGCCCTGGGCGGTCGTTCGATTATCGGTTGCCCGAGCGCCACCGGCGTGGCCGACCGCATCAATGAGCAGATCAAGTTCCGCGAGCGCTGGAGGCCTTTCTGCCCGTCGATGCTCGACACCGTCGGTCCGCAGATGATCAAGGTCGATCACCCGGCGCCATTCATGACCTTCACCTTCGAAGTGGCGGAAGAGTGGAAGACCCGTGTGCCGGAAGTGGTCCACGAAGACGGCACTTCCCGGGCCCAGGTGCTCAAGCGCGAATACAACCCGCGCTACTACGACATGATGAAGGCCCTGGAAGTCCTGACCGGCAACGGCGTGTCGCTGAACACCTCGCTCAACCGCCGTGGCGAGCCGATGATCTGCTCGCCGACCGACGCCCTGAACATGTTCTTCGGCTCCGATCTGCAGTACCTGATCATGGAAGACATCCTGGTAGTCAAAGACGGCGTGGATCCTTATGACACGCTCGGCTGAGCGCCACGTCCTGCAGTTCTGCCACGGCTATGACGGGCCGTTCCTGGACTGTGCCCGGCAATACGCCAGCCTGTTCGCGGGCAGCGGCTATCGCGTGACTACGGTGTTCCTCACCGGGGTCGCCGACGCCGAGGTGGCCGATGCCTGTGCCAGCGATGAAGTGCTGTTCATGGAATACAGCTCCAAGGCCATTCGTGGCCTGAAGCTGGGGGCGATACGCGACATGCGCAAGATCGCCGCGTCGCGCAACTTCAGCTTCTGCATCGCCCACCGTTTCAAGCCGATCTACATCGCGTTGCTGGGCACCGCGTTGCCGGTGATCGGCGTGCATCACGCGTTTGGCGATTACCAGCGCGGCAGTCGCCGCCTGTTCGCCAACCTGTTCCGCAAGCGCCTGAGCTTGCTCGGCGTGTCCGACGCGGTGCGCGATGACATGCGCAGTTGCCTGCCACAATGGCCTGCGGCGCGGATCCAGACGCTGTACAACCGGATCGACGTCGAAGCCTTGCAGGCGACCCAACTGCCCAAGGCCGAAGCGCGCCAGGAGCTGGGGTTGTCGCCTTCCGCCTGGATCGTCGGCAATGTCGGGCGTCTGCACCCGGACAAGGACCAGGCCACCCTGCTGCGCGGGTTTGCCGCGGCGTTGCCGGGGCTGCCTCGGGAAAGCCAGCTGGCGATTCTCGGTAGCGGGCGTCTGGAGCAGAACCTCAAGGACCTTTCCCGCGAGCTGGGCATTGCCGACCGCGTGCTGTTCCTCGGCCAGGTCACAGAAGCCCGGCGTTATTTCCGTGCTTTCGATGCCTTTGCCCTGAGTTCCGACCACGAGCCATTCGGCATGGTGCTGCTGGAGGCCATGGCCGCTGGCGTGCCTTTGCTGGCGACAGCCTGTGGCGGTGCCAGGGAAGTGGTCGAAGGCGTCGGCATCCTGTTCCCGCTGGGCGATGCCGAGCATATGGCCCAGGGCCTGCAACACCTGGCCGGAATGGATGAGAACCAGCGCTTGCTGTGCGCCGAGCTGATGTTCGAGCGCCTGCGCGAGCGCTTCTCCGACCGTGCTGTACGCGACGCCTTCTGGCGTCTGCCGCAAGTTACCGATCTGACCGCGAGGCCCTGATGCTCAATCGATTCCAAGGCTGGCGCGAGCGTGGCTGGTCGGTCGTCGACGCCTCGACTTATGCCGCCGCCTGGCAGCGTTTTGGCGGCAGCGTCGCCACCCATCCGCTGGTGGTGGAGCGGCTGGCGAACCTGGCGGGCATCCCGGTCCGCTACCTGGCCTGGGAACACGCCGGCGAACTGCGGGCGGCGATCCCGACCTGGGGGCGCGACCTGGCGCTGTCCAAGGACGTGCTCAAGCGCCGTGGCAAGAAAGGCCTGTTCGACCTGGGCAACGCCGAGTTGATCCTGCCGGCGGCGCCTGAGACCCAGGCCCCGCTGCGTCATCGCGGTCGTTATCTGTCGGCCTTGAACCAGGGCCGGTTCAGCACCCTTAAGCTCCAGGCCGAGCAATTGGCCATGGCTCGCACGCCTGAAGAGCTGTCGAAGAAGTTCCGCTACAACCAGCGCCGCGAACTGCGCCTGCTGGAAGAGGCGGGCGGCGTGGTGCGCCCGGTCAGCGAGTTCTCCAGCCAGGAGCTGGCGGCCATCTACTGCGATCTGTTCCAGCGGCGCTGGGGGTTCCCGGCCACCGGTGCCGAGCGCATGGCCGACGTCATCGAGTTGCTGCGCGAGTTACTGATCGGTTCGGTGATTTTCCTCAACGATGCGCCGATCGCCATTCAGCTGGTGTACCGGGTCGAAGCGCCGGAGTGGATCAGCGTCGAATACATCAACGGTGGCGTCGATCCTGAAACCCGCGAGTTCAGCCCCGGCAGCGTGTTGAGTTTCCTCAATACGCAAAGCGCCTGGGAGCAGGCGCGGGCCATCGACAAGCCGCTGCGTTTCTCCTTCGGTCGCGCCGATCGCGAATACAAGGATCGCTGGTGCAACCCCGTTCCGGTGTTCACGGTATGAATCAGCCGCCGAGTCGCAAGCAACAGTTGCTTAAACGCCATCGCCGGCAGAAGCGCCTGGGCCTGCTGATCGGCCTGCTGGTACTGGTGGCTATCGGTGTGCTGGTGGCCTGGTGGCTGCCGCTGCTGCTCGCGGTGCTGGCCTGGGTGGCCCATGAGGCCTGGTTCGCCGACCACCTGTTTTATTCGCCCCGGGACGATTATCAGTACAGCTTTCCGTTCGGCACCGAGCAGCCCAAGGTCCACCTGGACAAGCAGCGCTTGGTGCTGGACCAGGCGATCGACCTGGCGGGGGACGAAACCCTGATCCTCGCGGTAAAGGTCAGCAGCAGCTGGCTGGGGCGCTTTTTCGATCCTTCTGTCTCCTTGGCGGGGCAGGATCGGCAGACGTTCGAGCGTGGCGTGAACGGCCTGCGTTATCTCAATCTCAGTGGGCTGGCCCGACCTCTGGCCAGCGGCGAGCTGCAATTGCGCGGACGTTTCTGTCGGGTGCATGGCGAACCGCTGTTGTCGGTGTTCCGCGAGCCGGACTATCGCCACCAGCGGGTGATGGTCATCGCCCCCCACGCCGACGATGCCGAACTGGCTGCCTTCGGCCTGTACAGCCAGGCTGACGAAGCCTGGATCGTCACGTTGACCGCGGGCGAGATCGAAGCCGAGCATTACCGGCGGATGGGCATGAACGCTGCGGATGCGGCGCGGATCAAGGGCCGGCTGCGGGCCTGGGACAGCATTGCGGTGCCGCGTTGGGCCGGGGTCGCCGAGGAACGTTGTGTGCAGCTGGGGTATTTCTGCCTGCAGCTGCCGGCCATGCAGGCGGCGCCGAACCGGCCTGTGGCGTCCCGCGAGGCCGAACTGTCGGATATCCGCCTGTTCCGCCAGTTCAACCCGTTCCCGCTGCCGGCGGATGCCGATGGCGCGCCGACCTGGAACAATCTCCTGGCCGACCTGCGGGCGCTGCTGCTCAAGGCGCGTCCCGAGGTGATCGTGCTGCCGCATCCGACCCTCGATCCGCACCCGGACCACATCTGCGCCCAGCAGGCGGTACTGGAAACGTTGCAGGGGCTGGAGTGGCAGCCGACCACCTTGCTCGGTTATGCCAACCATTTGCATGACAACGACCGCTGGCCGATGGGCGATTCAGGGGCGGGCATTGCCCTGCCGCCGGTGTTCGACTCGGCCCAGGTGCTCAGGCCCTGCTGCTTGCAGCTATCGATCGAGCAGCAACGGGACAAGGCGATGGCCCTGGGCATGATGCATGACCTGCAGCCGCGGGCGCCGTTCAAGCGCCGCCTGCGCCGGGTCCTGCAGCGTGTGCTGGCTGGCCGCGCCGCTTCGCCTTATGGCGAGAACGAGTTTTTCCGCAAGGCGGTACGCCGGCATGAGCTGTTCTGGCGTTTGTAAATTGATATTGCAT from Pseudomonas chlororaphis subsp. chlororaphis encodes:
- a CDS encoding carbamoyltransferase family protein, yielding MALTILGLSGALSHDPSAALYIDGKLVAAAEEERFVRDKHAKNRMPYESAKFCLEQAGIKPSDVDVVAIPFAPISLFGKARWHYAKRYWYAPDRALDAILMGNRRYKRYRNKIVWCLEQLGFDPKKIKIEPVEHHLAHASSAYHCSGFKEKTAILGIDGKGEYATTFFGYGENGKIHKIKEFFDPDSLGGLYGAITEFLGFEMLDGEFKVMGMAPYGDASKYDFSRLASFENGELVINTDYANVIGLRRYKEKGKGFYFSPKLIEWLGPKREGDIADEPYIHYAASMQALFEKLALQMIDHYLGDILKETGKLAFAGGCALNVKLNQKIIARPEVKELFVQPASGDAGTAVGAAAYVSHARGVPVEKMEHVYLGPSYSNEDVIAACARHPNKPAWRQIDNTPERIAKIMVDGNPVAWFQGRMEFGPRALGGRSIIGCPSATGVADRINEQIKFRERWRPFCPSMLDTVGPQMIKVDHPAPFMTFTFEVAEEWKTRVPEVVHEDGTSRAQVLKREYNPRYYDMMKALEVLTGNGVSLNTSLNRRGEPMICSPTDALNMFFGSDLQYLIMEDILVVKDGVDPYDTLG
- a CDS encoding lipopolysaccharide kinase InaA family protein gives rise to the protein MTDFLAAQDRALLERHGLDSFDALWAKQLEAVDEPNTDGGGWSSVYRLDLEGHGYYLKRQSNYLTRTLHRPFGEPSFAREFRNISRYQQLGIPALQAAFFGERKVAGETRAILLTRALDGWNDLDSLLQQWAQLSPDQHAAILRACGLLARQLHAVRQVHGCFYPKHIFLRATGDGYQAQLIDLEKTRPLLFGQRDRVKDLEPLLRRAPVWSESDVRALLATYLDQPRDSSLVDAWLNRLSARRSHKETR
- a CDS encoding PIG-L deacetylase family protein, coding for MNQPPSRKQQLLKRHRRQKRLGLLIGLLVLVAIGVLVAWWLPLLLAVLAWVAHEAWFADHLFYSPRDDYQYSFPFGTEQPKVHLDKQRLVLDQAIDLAGDETLILAVKVSSSWLGRFFDPSVSLAGQDRQTFERGVNGLRYLNLSGLARPLASGELQLRGRFCRVHGEPLLSVFREPDYRHQRVMVIAPHADDAELAAFGLYSQADEAWIVTLTAGEIEAEHYRRMGMNAADAARIKGRLRAWDSIAVPRWAGVAEERCVQLGYFCLQLPAMQAAPNRPVASREAELSDIRLFRQFNPFPLPADADGAPTWNNLLADLRALLLKARPEVIVLPHPTLDPHPDHICAQQAVLETLQGLEWQPTTLLGYANHLHDNDRWPMGDSGAGIALPPVFDSAQVLRPCCLQLSIEQQRDKAMALGMMHDLQPRAPFKRRLRRVLQRVLAGRAASPYGENEFFRKAVRRHELFWRL
- a CDS encoding antimicrobial resistance protein Mig-14, producing MLNRFQGWRERGWSVVDASTYAAAWQRFGGSVATHPLVVERLANLAGIPVRYLAWEHAGELRAAIPTWGRDLALSKDVLKRRGKKGLFDLGNAELILPAAPETQAPLRHRGRYLSALNQGRFSTLKLQAEQLAMARTPEELSKKFRYNQRRELRLLEEAGGVVRPVSEFSSQELAAIYCDLFQRRWGFPATGAERMADVIELLRELLIGSVIFLNDAPIAIQLVYRVEAPEWISVEYINGGVDPETREFSPGSVLSFLNTQSAWEQARAIDKPLRFSFGRADREYKDRWCNPVPVFTV
- a CDS encoding lipopolysaccharide kinase InaA family protein, encoding MRLSELERAGRGPSLPLSLELADAAGPATLQLLSLLRVLPGQRYVGAGVWRGRPVLAKLLVGAKAARHFQRELQGVRLLEEQGMTTPLLLADGLKEGEGGWLLFEFLEGSESLGDAWKQVESLPVLADEQQAVLAEALTAIAELHGKGLWQEDLHLDNLLRHQGKLYLIDGAGICVEQAGKPLSRQKVLENLGVFFAQLPKSLEPFTEELLVHYLLNNAEHALPLEALQKQVDKVRSWRLKDFLNKVGRECTLFSVLRGPFALRAIRREEEAVMLPVLEQADALLDQGHLYKTGGAASVGRVEVAGRTLVVKRYNIKGFAHWLKRFWRPSRAWHSWQEGNRLAFLGIATPKPLALLEKRFLWLRSRAYLVTEYLAGPDIIERFAPYIDSGAAPEAELQALDRLFAELIRERISHGDFKGHNLFWQEDRWALIDLDSMCQHHSFGSFAPAYARDRARFMRNWPESSALYQVIDQRLPKTAEPFAG
- a CDS encoding glycosyltransferase, translating into MTRSAERHVLQFCHGYDGPFLDCARQYASLFAGSGYRVTTVFLTGVADAEVADACASDEVLFMEYSSKAIRGLKLGAIRDMRKIAASRNFSFCIAHRFKPIYIALLGTALPVIGVHHAFGDYQRGSRRLFANLFRKRLSLLGVSDAVRDDMRSCLPQWPAARIQTLYNRIDVEALQATQLPKAEARQELGLSPSAWIVGNVGRLHPDKDQATLLRGFAAALPGLPRESQLAILGSGRLEQNLKDLSRELGIADRVLFLGQVTEARRYFRAFDAFALSSDHEPFGMVLLEAMAAGVPLLATACGGAREVVEGVGILFPLGDAEHMAQGLQHLAGMDENQRLLCAELMFERLRERFSDRAVRDAFWRLPQVTDLTARP
- the rfaP gene encoding lipopolysaccharide core heptose(I) kinase RfaP, with translation MKLILAEPFKTLWAGRDAFAEVERLDGQVYRELEARRTLRTEVAGEGFFVKIHRGIGWGEIFKNLLTVKLPVLGAGQEWQAIQRLQEAGVPTMTAVAYGERGSNPANQHSFIVTEELAPTISLEDFSIDWVKQPPQPRLKRALIAEVARMTGMMHRAGVNHRDCYICHFLLHTDKPVTPDDFKLSVIDLHRAQTRPAITRRWRDKDLAALYFSALDIGLTRRDKLRFLKGYFQQPLRQILSDEAPLLAWLEGKANKLYARKQRYGDAL
- a CDS encoding lipopolysaccharide kinase InaA family protein, producing the protein MAGWNLEPGYRELAQDFGSLDAVFALEGEHLTRDPLSEVIRVERNGINYYVKRYTGAGKNLRRYLGKPRVKSEWQNLKRFAKWGIPTAEVVAWGLERRGLAYDRGAMITRELPRTEDLSVLAERNDPLLADRAWVDRVSQQLARYTRIMHEHRFTHNDLKWRNLLIDDEVRLYLIDCPNGDFWRGFWLKYRITKDLACLDKVAKYHLSATQRLRFYLQYRQRTRLNAADKCRIRHVLRFFEGRE